From Granulicella sp. WH15, the proteins below share one genomic window:
- a CDS encoding glycoside hydrolase family 55 protein, whose product MKTTLILFFVSFLSTSTCVADSAYPLRLEDASAVYLVPGRFHVRGDGVADDSAAVQAAIDEVQATKGEGIVFIPQGRYSITRTIYLWPGIRIIGYGTQRPVFVLGDRTPGYQAGIAYMFFFAGAKPGDGEKSRRPESLHVRTPPTQPGVVPPSLTVPDANPGTFYSAMSNVDFEVGADNAGAVAIRFHAAQHAYLSHMDFNMGSGFAGVHEVANIAEDLHFHGGQFGIMARKPSPAWQFTLVDSSFDGQREAAIRENEAGLTLVHDEFHNVPTAISIDSHYSDQLWIKDSFFDNISGPAVLISDETSRMTEINFEDVVCRHVPVFAKFRESGRQFLQPADIYHVGVFSHGLGLTSIGALADIKTRFDASPIRSFPATSAPAGIPRPWYSQAFVANSCWRIQRNHRDRNFYRRPQQSCCRPPLALGTSLARR is encoded by the coding sequence ATGAAAACGACTCTGATTCTTTTCTTTGTTTCCTTTCTAAGCACCTCGACCTGCGTGGCGGATTCTGCCTATCCGTTACGTCTGGAAGATGCTTCTGCCGTCTATCTGGTTCCCGGACGATTTCATGTGCGCGGCGACGGAGTTGCCGATGATAGCGCGGCAGTACAGGCCGCTATTGATGAGGTGCAGGCAACGAAGGGGGAAGGGATTGTCTTTATCCCGCAAGGTCGCTATAGCATAACGAGAACGATCTACCTTTGGCCGGGGATACGTATTATCGGGTACGGCACGCAACGTCCAGTGTTCGTCCTGGGGGATAGGACTCCTGGTTATCAGGCTGGCATCGCATACATGTTCTTCTTCGCTGGTGCCAAGCCAGGTGATGGAGAGAAATCCAGGCGTCCAGAAAGTTTACATGTCCGCACGCCCCCTACACAGCCGGGTGTTGTGCCACCCAGCCTGACGGTGCCGGATGCCAATCCCGGTACGTTCTACTCCGCCATGAGCAATGTTGATTTTGAAGTTGGAGCAGATAACGCTGGTGCGGTTGCTATTCGTTTTCATGCAGCTCAGCATGCCTATCTCAGTCATATGGACTTCAACATGGGCTCAGGTTTTGCAGGTGTACACGAAGTGGCCAATATCGCGGAAGACCTTCACTTTCACGGTGGCCAATTCGGGATCATGGCACGCAAGCCATCGCCCGCGTGGCAGTTCACTCTCGTCGATTCGAGCTTTGACGGGCAGCGAGAGGCTGCAATTCGTGAGAATGAAGCTGGCCTCACACTGGTGCACGATGAGTTTCATAATGTGCCGACTGCGATCTCCATCGACTCGCATTACTCTGATCAACTCTGGATCAAAGATAGTTTCTTCGACAACATCTCAGGCCCTGCCGTACTGATCAGCGATGAGACAAGTCGCATGACGGAAATTAACTTCGAAGATGTTGTCTGCCGTCATGTACCAGTCTTTGCAAAGTTCCGCGAGAGCGGCCGTCAATTTTTGCAGCCTGCCGATATCTATCATGTCGGCGTCTTCTCGCATGGGCTAGGACTTACATCCATAGGTGCTTTAGCTGATATCAAGACTAGATTCGATGCCTCACCTATTCGTTCTTTTCCTGCAACATCTGCACCCGCCGGTATTCCAAGGCCCTGGTACTCCCAAGCCTTTGTTGCTAACTCCTGCTGGAGGATCCAACGTAATCACAGGGATCGGAATTTTTACCGGCGGCCTCAACAGTCGTGCTGTCGGCCTCCTCTGGCACTCGGGACAAGCCTCGCTCGTCGATGA
- a CDS encoding mandelate racemase/muconate lactonizing enzyme family protein yields the protein MPDFTISKFNRRSVLRSSMAMLAGGLVSSKATYAEAQTSIKNVNLHSSPSTLKITDMRYCVVVKPGPSPCPIIRIDTNQGVYGLGEVRDVAGYQYAMVLKSRILGENPLNVDYLFEKISQFGGISRQAGGVCAVEMALWDIAGKVYNCPVYQMLGGKWRDTIRIYADTPEADTPQEFAAIAKERKDRGLTWIKVDIGTDLLKGKPGTIMEPSDQQTIEYDKRLPHPFTGNELTDKGIAVYCEYMSAIREAIGYETPLSTDHLGHLGVKSIIRLARAYERFNLEWIEDVIPWYYTDLLKEITEASPTPTATGEDIYEVADFEKLCAEHAVDKIHPDLATSGGILRTHKIGDMAYKYGVPMAMHFAGTPVSCMANVHCAAATRNFLALENHSLDVAFWQDLVTGIEKPIINKGFIKVPDTPGLGITLNDDEMKKHLKPGTGYFEPTPMWNEKQSVDDQLFS from the coding sequence ATGCCCGATTTCACTATCTCAAAGTTTAATCGCCGCAGTGTACTCAGGTCGTCGATGGCCATGTTGGCGGGTGGACTGGTCAGCAGCAAGGCGACTTATGCCGAGGCTCAGACTTCGATCAAGAATGTCAATTTGCACTCCAGTCCATCGACACTCAAGATCACCGATATGCGTTACTGCGTCGTTGTAAAGCCTGGCCCAAGTCCCTGCCCTATTATTCGCATTGACACTAACCAGGGAGTGTATGGTCTAGGCGAAGTACGCGATGTCGCGGGCTATCAATACGCTATGGTGCTCAAGAGCCGCATCCTGGGAGAGAATCCTCTTAATGTCGATTACCTCTTCGAAAAGATCTCCCAGTTCGGGGGAATTTCGCGTCAGGCAGGCGGCGTCTGCGCGGTAGAGATGGCGCTCTGGGATATTGCGGGCAAGGTTTATAACTGTCCCGTTTACCAGATGTTGGGCGGAAAATGGCGCGACACCATACGCATCTATGCGGATACACCGGAGGCCGATACTCCGCAGGAGTTTGCCGCAATTGCGAAAGAGCGTAAAGATCGCGGACTTACCTGGATCAAGGTTGATATCGGCACCGATCTTCTGAAGGGGAAGCCCGGAACCATCATGGAGCCTAGCGATCAACAGACGATTGAATATGATAAACGCCTGCCGCACCCGTTCACCGGCAATGAACTCACGGACAAGGGGATTGCGGTTTACTGCGAGTATATGTCGGCCATTCGCGAAGCCATTGGCTATGAGACGCCTCTCTCCACAGACCACCTTGGACATCTCGGGGTGAAGTCGATCATCCGCCTGGCCCGCGCCTATGAGAGATTCAATCTGGAGTGGATCGAGGATGTTATTCCCTGGTACTACACCGACTTACTTAAAGAGATTACAGAGGCCAGTCCGACTCCCACAGCTACCGGTGAGGATATCTACGAGGTTGCTGATTTCGAAAAGCTTTGCGCCGAACATGCTGTCGATAAGATTCATCCCGACCTGGCGACCTCGGGCGGGATACTGCGCACACATAAGATTGGCGATATGGCCTACAAGTATGGTGTTCCTATGGCAATGCACTTCGCGGGTACGCCAGTCAGTTGCATGGCCAATGTACACTGCGCGGCTGCAACCCGTAACTTTCTTGCGCTGGAGAACCATTCGCTCGATGTGGCCTTCTGGCAGGACCTTGTCACTGGGATCGAGAAGCCTATTATCAACAAGGGATTCATCAAGGTTCCCGATACTCCAGGGCTCGGCATAACCCTGAACGACGATGAGATGAAGAAACACCTGAAGCCCGGAACCGGCTACTTTGAACCGACACCGATGTGGAACGAGAAGCAATCTGTGGACGACCAACTTTTCAGCTAA
- a CDS encoding RraA family protein produces the protein MNRVMRSAMLACTVVACTVLSSLPACAQVKMTKEQMMFYTSDWKGERFPDGRPRVPDDLLKRALDVSIEDVWDFLRSAGYNCQFDGGWQALHPDKAFAGRALTAQYMPLRPDMMKAITAEGKAEGRLSGNNSWPINELQIGDVYVADGFGKIVEGTLIGSNLGNGIAAHSHTGFVFDAGIRDAEENREIPNFNGFYRAYDPSAWAQMTLTAINAPIRIGRAIVLPGDLVLAKRDGVLFIPAILAEAAISSAEFTNLEDAFNFELNREGKNGAEFEGGWTPQKYDALAKWVDAHPDKLKMSRTQFSTLLEQKKQRKH, from the coding sequence ATGAACCGAGTAATGCGATCTGCCATGTTGGCCTGCACCGTAGTAGCCTGTACTGTTTTGTCTTCCCTGCCAGCTTGTGCGCAGGTCAAGATGACCAAAGAGCAAATGATGTTTTATACCTCGGACTGGAAAGGGGAACGTTTTCCCGATGGCCGTCCCAGGGTGCCGGATGATCTGCTCAAGCGAGCACTGGATGTATCTATTGAAGACGTCTGGGATTTTCTGCGCAGCGCGGGCTACAACTGTCAGTTTGATGGCGGATGGCAGGCTCTTCATCCTGACAAAGCCTTTGCTGGCCGGGCACTGACGGCACAGTACATGCCGCTCCGGCCTGACATGATGAAGGCCATTACGGCGGAGGGAAAGGCTGAAGGCAGACTCAGTGGCAATAATAGTTGGCCTATTAATGAGTTACAGATAGGCGATGTCTATGTAGCTGACGGCTTCGGCAAGATCGTTGAAGGGACGCTCATTGGCTCGAATCTGGGGAACGGTATTGCTGCCCATAGTCATACCGGCTTCGTCTTCGATGCAGGGATACGAGACGCCGAGGAGAATCGCGAGATTCCGAACTTCAATGGTTTTTATCGTGCCTACGATCCCTCGGCCTGGGCACAGATGACGCTTACAGCGATCAATGCACCTATTCGCATTGGGCGAGCTATTGTGTTACCTGGAGATCTGGTGCTTGCCAAACGGGATGGGGTTCTGTTTATTCCGGCCATTCTCGCCGAAGCTGCGATTAGCTCCGCGGAGTTCACCAACCTGGAAGATGCCTTCAACTTTGAACTGAATCGCGAGGGGAAGAACGGCGCGGAGTTTGAAGGCGGATGGACGCCGCAGAAGTACGATGCTCTCGCAAAATGGGTGGATGCTCATCCTGACAAGCTGAAGATGTCACGCACGCAGTTCAGTACTCTGCTTGAACAGAAGAAACAGCGGAAACATTAA